The following proteins are encoded in a genomic region of Columba livia isolate bColLiv1 breed racing homer chromosome 17, bColLiv1.pat.W.v2, whole genome shotgun sequence:
- the YWHAH gene encoding 14-3-3 protein eta: MGDREQLLQRARLAEQAERYDDMASAMKSVTELNEPLSNEDRNLLSVAYKNVVGARRSSWRVISSIEQKTMADGNEKKLEKVKAYREKIEKELETVCNDVLALLDKYLIKNCNDFQYESKVFYLKMKGDYYRYLAEVAAGEKKNSVVEASEAAYKEAFEISKEHMQPTHPIRLGLALNFSVFYYEIQNAPEQACLLAKQAFDDAIAELDTLNEDSYKDSTLIMQLLRDNLTLWTSDQQDEEAGEGNN, encoded by the exons ATGGGGGACcgagagcagctgctgcagcgaGCCCGCCTGGCCGAGCAGGCGGAGAGATACGACGACATGGCCTCGGCCATGAAGTCG GTAACTGAGCTGAATGAGCCTCTCTCAAATGAGGATAGAAACCTGCTGTCTGTAGCCTACAAGAATGTAGTCGGAGCTAGACGATCTTCCTGGCGCGTCATCAGCAGCATCGAGCAGAAGACTATGGCAGATGGGAATGagaagaagctggagaaggTGAAAGCCTATAGGGAGAAGATAGAAAAGGAGCTTGAGACAGTCTGCAACGATGTGTTGGCTCTCCTAGATAAATACTTGATCAAGAACTGCAATGACTTCCAATATGAGAGCAAGGTCTTCTATCTGAAAATGAAGGGGGATTACTACCGCTATTTGGCAGAAGTTGCTGCTGGAGAGAAGAAGAACAGTGTTGTGGAAGCCTCAGAAGCTGCCTATAAAGAGGCTTTTGAAATCAGCAAAGAGCACATGCAACCCACTCACCCCATTAGGCTTGGGCTGGCACTCAACTTCTCAGTGTTCTACTATGAAATCCAGAATGCTCCTGAGCAGGCCTGCCTTTTAGCCAAACAAGCCTTTGATGATGCCATAGCAGAGCTGGACACACTAAATGAGGATTCCTACAAGGACTCCACTCTCATAATGCAGCTACTTCGAGATAACCTCACTCTCTGGACGAGTGATCAGCAAGATGAAGAAGCAGGAGAGGGCAATAATTAG